A DNA window from Paenibacillus andongensis contains the following coding sequences:
- the alaS gene encoding alanine--tRNA ligase, which translates to MKASEIRSKWLQFFASKGHKVEPSSSLVPHNDPSLLWINAGIAPLKPYLDGREIPENPRITNAQKCIRTNDIENVGKTRRHHTFFEMLGNFSIGDYFKKEVIPWAWEFLTDPQWIGFDPNRISVTVHEDDEEAFEIWNKQIGIPEERIYKLKEDNFWDIGEGPCGPCTEIFYDRGDKYGDLSDPECWPGGENERFLEVWNLVFTQFNHNKDGSYTPLPNKNIDTGAGLERFASILQDVDSNFDTDLFKPIIDKTCELTGVKYHVNEEHDVALKVIADHIRTVAFSVGDGVLPSNEGRGYVIRRLLRRAVRYGKVLGLDKPFLHKLVPTVGEIMGVYYTEVVDKREFIEKVIRTEEERFHETLSDGLIILAEMVEKTRQAGTNQISGPDAFKLYDTYGFPFDLTEDFASEKGLTVDRAGFDASMQEQRDRARAASHKEGGMKVQGGPLSDLTIKSEFVGYNELVVTASIVAIVHENELVDIVGVGETCQVVLDRTPFYAESGGQVSDYGIIRNEQVSLKVEDVIKAPHGQHVHKVLVVSGVLRNGDSVEAIVSAAERGDIIKNHTATHLLHKALKEVLGTHVNQAGSLVEPDRLRFDFSHFGSISSEELQDVEQRVNRQIWNNTNVDISLKAIAEAKAMGAMALFGEKYGDIVRVVQVGDYSLELCGGCHVQNTGQIGLFKIVSESGIGSGVRRIEAVSGRSAYEYLDQQLQLLKESAGLLKSNIQDVPKRVEAALQQVKELARENESLRSKLGRIEAGSLTDQVKQIAGISVLAAQVNAADMDSLRNIVDEMKTKLGSAVIVLGAAADDKVNLVAAVTPDLVTKGFHAGKIIKEVAQAVGGSGGGRPDMAQAGGKDASKLQAALSGVEGLLSQFA; encoded by the coding sequence ATGAAAGCAAGTGAAATACGTTCCAAGTGGTTGCAGTTCTTTGCAAGTAAAGGTCATAAGGTTGAGCCAAGCTCATCGCTCGTCCCACATAATGACCCCTCACTGCTGTGGATTAACGCTGGGATTGCACCTTTAAAACCGTATTTGGATGGACGCGAAATTCCTGAAAATCCGCGGATTACAAATGCCCAGAAATGTATTCGTACGAATGATATTGAAAATGTAGGTAAAACACGCCGACATCATACGTTCTTTGAGATGCTGGGGAATTTCTCTATCGGAGACTATTTTAAAAAAGAAGTTATTCCTTGGGCTTGGGAGTTTCTGACGGATCCGCAGTGGATCGGCTTTGATCCGAATCGTATTTCTGTCACCGTGCATGAGGACGATGAGGAAGCTTTTGAAATTTGGAACAAACAAATTGGAATTCCCGAAGAGCGTATTTATAAGCTCAAAGAAGATAATTTCTGGGATATCGGTGAGGGGCCGTGTGGTCCTTGTACAGAGATTTTCTATGATCGCGGTGATAAATACGGTGATTTGTCTGATCCAGAATGCTGGCCAGGTGGGGAGAATGAGCGTTTCCTAGAAGTTTGGAACCTCGTGTTTACGCAATTCAACCATAATAAGGACGGCAGCTATACACCGCTCCCTAATAAAAATATCGATACCGGGGCAGGACTAGAACGTTTTGCATCAATTCTGCAAGATGTGGACTCGAACTTCGACACGGATTTATTTAAACCGATTATTGATAAAACATGTGAGCTTACGGGTGTGAAATATCATGTGAATGAAGAGCACGATGTTGCACTCAAAGTCATCGCTGACCATATTCGCACCGTTGCTTTCTCCGTTGGTGATGGCGTTCTGCCTTCCAATGAGGGACGCGGTTATGTGATCCGCCGATTGCTGCGCCGCGCTGTACGATACGGCAAAGTACTTGGACTTGATAAGCCATTCCTTCATAAGCTCGTACCAACTGTTGGAGAAATCATGGGCGTTTACTACACGGAAGTTGTAGATAAACGAGAATTTATCGAGAAGGTCATCCGAACCGAAGAGGAGCGTTTCCATGAAACGTTAAGCGATGGCTTGATCATTCTGGCTGAGATGGTAGAAAAGACGCGTCAAGCTGGTACGAATCAAATCAGCGGACCTGATGCATTCAAGTTGTATGATACGTATGGTTTCCCTTTCGATTTGACCGAGGACTTTGCTTCTGAGAAGGGCTTGACGGTTGACCGTGCTGGATTTGATGCTTCCATGCAGGAACAGCGCGACCGTGCTAGAGCAGCCAGTCATAAAGAAGGCGGCATGAAGGTACAAGGTGGACCGCTGTCTGATTTGACGATTAAAAGCGAATTTGTTGGTTATAATGAATTGGTAGTTACTGCTAGTATCGTGGCGATCGTTCATGAGAATGAACTCGTTGACATTGTCGGAGTTGGTGAGACCTGCCAGGTCGTATTGGATCGGACTCCTTTTTACGCTGAAAGCGGCGGTCAGGTAAGTGATTATGGTATAATTCGAAATGAACAAGTGTCATTGAAGGTTGAGGATGTTATCAAAGCGCCTCATGGACAACACGTTCACAAAGTTCTTGTGGTATCGGGTGTTCTGCGTAATGGTGATTCCGTAGAAGCTATTGTTTCTGCCGCTGAACGTGGAGACATCATTAAGAACCATACAGCTACACATTTGCTGCACAAAGCGCTTAAGGAAGTGCTTGGAACACATGTAAATCAAGCAGGTTCTTTGGTTGAACCTGACCGATTGCGGTTTGACTTCTCGCATTTCGGAAGCATTAGCAGCGAAGAACTGCAGGATGTAGAACAGCGTGTGAACCGTCAGATTTGGAACAACACGAATGTGGATATTTCACTCAAAGCAATCGCTGAAGCGAAAGCAATGGGAGCAATGGCGTTGTTCGGCGAGAAGTACGGTGATATCGTGCGCGTTGTGCAAGTTGGCGATTACAGCTTAGAGCTGTGCGGCGGTTGCCACGTTCAGAATACGGGTCAAATTGGCTTATTCAAAATCGTCAGCGAGTCCGGAATCGGTTCAGGTGTTCGTCGGATCGAAGCGGTGTCTGGCCGGAGCGCGTATGAATATCTTGATCAGCAATTACAATTACTGAAAGAGTCCGCAGGCTTGCTCAAATCAAATATTCAAGATGTACCTAAACGTGTGGAAGCTGCGCTTCAGCAAGTGAAGGAATTGGCACGTGAAAACGAGTCGCTGCGCAGCAAGCTTGGGCGGATCGAAGCGGGTTCCCTTACAGACCAAGTGAAGCAAATAGCGGGGATTTCGGTGCTGGCTGCACAAGTTAATGCAGCGGATATGGACTCACTTCGGAATATTGTGGATGAGATGAAGACGAAGCTTGGTTCCGCTGTTATCGTACTCGGCGCTGCCGCAGATGACAAAGTCAATTTGGTAGCTGCTGTCACGCCAGATCTTGTGACTAAAGGCTTCCACGCTGGCAAAATCATTAAAGAAGTGGCTCAGGCAGTTGGCGGTAGCGGAGGCGGTCGCCCGGACATGGCGCAAGCAGGCGGTAAGGATGCATCCAAATTGCAAGCTGCATTGTCCGGAGTTGAAGGACTTCTGTCCCAATTTGCATAA
- a CDS encoding IreB family regulatory phosphoprotein, with protein sequence MSSMDKTMKFNVKAEEIETSPKDVLLAVYDALQEKGYNPINQIVGYLLSGDPAYIPRHNNARSLIRKRERDELIEELVRAYLGQHK encoded by the coding sequence ATGAGTTCCATGGATAAAACGATGAAGTTTAACGTAAAGGCAGAAGAAATTGAGACATCGCCCAAAGATGTGCTACTAGCGGTGTACGATGCTCTTCAGGAAAAAGGGTATAATCCGATCAACCAGATTGTCGGGTACTTGCTTTCCGGAGATCCTGCCTATATTCCACGGCATAACAATGCTCGGAGCCTCATTCGTAAACGGGAACGGGACGAACTCATTGAAGAATTGGTTCGTGCTTATCTGGGTCAACACAAATAG
- a CDS encoding peptidase U32 family protein: MTTAIEARARGKRVRLNKPELLAPAGSLEKLKFAIHYGADAVYIGGQKYGLRSNADNFSLEEMREAVEFANQYGAKVFVATNIYAHNEDIEGLDDYLRGLQEVGISAIIAADPIIMETCRRVAPKLEVHVSTQQSVMNWQTVKFWKDQGIERVVLAREVSMEEIDEIKAHVDVEIEAFIHGAMCSSYSGRCVLSNHFTDRDSNRGGCSQSCRWKYDLFAKDQPLSAPLATDLPMFGEEDDAFTMGSKDLSMIEHIAEMIESGVDSFKIEGRMKSIHYVATVVNAYRQAIDAYFADPEHFEVNPVWQDEIYKAANRPLNTGFFYDAPGHEDHIFEPEDKVVGFDFVGLVMGYDAETGTALIQQRNHFKPGQEIEFFGPDGTHFKQKVGRILNEDGQELDAARHPLQLVRLQTDKPVKKWDMMRKKTGK, from the coding sequence ATGACGACAGCCATAGAAGCCCGAGCAAGAGGAAAGCGTGTTAGGCTTAACAAGCCGGAATTACTGGCTCCGGCAGGCAGTTTAGAGAAGCTGAAATTTGCGATCCATTACGGAGCCGATGCGGTTTACATCGGCGGCCAGAAGTATGGTCTCCGATCAAATGCGGATAACTTTTCGTTGGAGGAAATGCGCGAAGCCGTAGAGTTTGCCAATCAATATGGGGCAAAAGTATTCGTAGCAACGAATATTTATGCTCATAATGAGGATATAGAAGGCCTTGATGATTATTTGAGAGGACTTCAAGAGGTTGGGATTTCTGCGATTATTGCAGCTGATCCCATTATTATGGAAACGTGCAGAAGAGTAGCTCCTAAGTTGGAAGTCCATGTGAGCACCCAGCAATCCGTTATGAACTGGCAAACCGTGAAGTTTTGGAAAGACCAGGGTATTGAGCGAGTTGTTCTAGCCCGCGAAGTCAGCATGGAAGAAATTGATGAGATTAAAGCTCATGTCGATGTTGAGATTGAAGCCTTCATACATGGGGCAATGTGCAGCTCGTACTCGGGCCGATGCGTGCTTTCTAATCATTTCACAGATCGCGATTCCAATCGTGGCGGCTGCTCGCAATCATGCCGTTGGAAGTACGATTTATTTGCCAAGGATCAACCTCTTTCTGCTCCTTTGGCCACGGATTTACCTATGTTTGGCGAAGAAGATGATGCGTTCACGATGGGTTCGAAGGATCTGAGCATGATTGAACATATTGCGGAGATGATCGAATCTGGCGTGGATAGCTTCAAGATTGAAGGCAGAATGAAGAGCATTCATTATGTGGCTACGGTTGTTAATGCATACCGCCAAGCCATTGATGCCTACTTTGCCGATCCAGAGCATTTCGAGGTCAACCCTGTATGGCAGGATGAAATATATAAAGCGGCAAACCGACCTTTGAACACTGGTTTCTTCTATGACGCACCTGGACATGAAGATCATATTTTTGAGCCAGAGGATAAAGTTGTTGGATTTGATTTTGTTGGTCTGGTTATGGGGTATGATGCTGAAACGGGCACAGCGCTCATACAGCAAAGGAATCATTTCAAGCCTGGCCAAGAAATTGAATTTTTCGGGCCGGATGGTACGCATTTTAAGCAAAAGGTTGGACGCATACTGAATGAAGATGGTCAAGAATTAGATGCAGCTAGACATCCACTTCAATTGGTCAGATTGCAAACCGACAAACCTGTAAAGAAATGGGATATGATGCGCAAAAAAACAGGAAAATAA
- a CDS encoding peptidase U32 family protein: protein MQVKKPELVVSCSTVAELKRLIEAGADAVIIGEARYGMRLPGDVKLDEMQEAVSWAHEKKAKVYVSVNNIFDNNALEGLYDYLAKLQEYGVDAVIFGDPAVLMTARSLPKPLALHWNAEMTSTNYATANYWAKQGATRVVLARELNMEQVLAFKEKAELAVEVQVHGITNIYHSKRELVKNYIEHQGKDAANQDRSMERGLFLIEHERRDQRYPVYEDSNGTHIMSSEDICMLENLPELMDGQIDSLKIEGLLKSSLYNETVVRSYRAVIDAYEADPEGYSFQQEWLDEIVKLQDPERELSYGFFYKEQVY from the coding sequence ATGCAGGTGAAAAAACCAGAGTTAGTAGTAAGCTGCAGCACTGTGGCAGAACTGAAAAGATTGATCGAAGCAGGTGCAGATGCGGTTATAATTGGCGAAGCGCGCTACGGCATGCGTCTGCCGGGAGATGTGAAACTGGATGAGATGCAGGAAGCTGTGTCCTGGGCACATGAAAAGAAGGCTAAAGTCTATGTGTCTGTAAACAATATTTTCGACAATAATGCCCTCGAAGGGCTGTATGATTATTTAGCTAAGTTACAGGAATACGGTGTGGATGCCGTCATTTTCGGTGATCCCGCGGTACTAATGACTGCCCGTAGTTTACCTAAGCCATTAGCGCTGCACTGGAATGCAGAGATGACATCAACCAATTATGCGACTGCGAACTATTGGGCTAAGCAAGGAGCTACCCGTGTGGTCCTGGCTAGAGAATTGAATATGGAGCAGGTTTTGGCTTTTAAAGAAAAAGCGGAGTTGGCTGTTGAAGTACAAGTGCATGGCATCACCAATATTTATCACTCTAAGCGTGAGTTAGTGAAGAATTATATCGAGCACCAAGGGAAAGATGCAGCTAACCAGGATCGTTCTATGGAGAGAGGGCTATTCCTCATTGAACATGAACGCCGTGATCAGCGTTATCCTGTATACGAAGATAGTAATGGAACGCACATTATGAGTTCCGAAGATATTTGTATGTTGGAAAATTTACCTGAGCTAATGGACGGTCAAATAGATAGTTTGAAAATCGAAGGTCTTTTGAAATCTTCTCTGTACAACGAAACGGTTGTGAGAAGTTATCGTGCTGTAATCGATGCTTATGAAGCTGATCCTGAGGGATACAGCTTTCAACAGGAATGGTTGGATGAGATCGTGAAGTTGCAAGATCCTGAACGTGAGTTGTCATATGGGTTTTTCTACAAAGAACAGGTATATTGA
- a CDS encoding DUF1292 domain-containing protein: MSTTPSDVLRKTYGDDIILFDEQNESTVYHLLKEFVYGNYTYAVLQSDELKKEDEVAVFRVTTDSDGQYELETIEDDDEWETVSELYDEMVFPKEDEL, from the coding sequence ATGAGTACGACGCCTTCTGACGTATTGCGCAAAACTTACGGGGATGATATTATTTTGTTTGATGAGCAAAATGAATCAACGGTGTATCATCTTCTTAAAGAATTCGTTTATGGAAATTATACGTATGCTGTTCTGCAATCTGATGAACTCAAGAAGGAAGACGAGGTTGCTGTTTTCCGAGTGACGACAGATAGTGACGGACAGTATGAATTGGAAACCATCGAGGATGACGATGAATGGGAAACCGTTTCAGAGCTCTACGACGAGATGGTATTTCCAAAAGAGGATGAATTGTAA
- a CDS encoding cysteine desulfurase family protein codes for MNPIYLDHAATTPVHPEVLEAMLPFYTAFFGNPSSTHSFGRATRTALNRFRDSMAKSLGCLPAELIFTSGGTESNNMAIFGIINANKDGKKHIITTEIEHHAVLHPCEQLESLGHEVTYLPVGPTGLIQIEDVEAAIRPDTALISMMYVNNEVGTIQPIEQVGLLARSRQIPFHVDAVQALGKLPLNVRELPVDLMSLSAHKIYGPKGAGALYVSKNTRLTPHVYGGAQERKRRAGTENVAAIAGFAKAVEVTLPMMDSIQSNVTEFRGLMISILEQQLGFDSFTINGHKEQCIPHILNISFPGISTETLLMNLDIEDVAAASGSACTSGSLEVSHVLQAMKLPENVTASAVRFSFGMGNSKEQIETAAQKIATIVKRLRTT; via the coding sequence ATGAATCCCATTTATCTTGATCATGCAGCAACTACACCCGTGCATCCTGAAGTATTGGAAGCGATGCTTCCCTTCTATACAGCCTTTTTTGGTAATCCTTCGAGTACTCACAGCTTCGGCAGAGCTACTAGAACAGCACTCAACCGGTTTCGTGATTCTATGGCGAAATCGTTAGGCTGTTTACCTGCTGAGCTAATTTTTACAAGCGGAGGGACCGAAAGCAATAATATGGCGATCTTCGGGATCATAAATGCGAACAAGGATGGCAAGAAGCATATCATTACGACGGAGATCGAGCATCATGCTGTTTTGCATCCCTGTGAGCAATTGGAGAGCCTCGGACACGAGGTGACTTACCTTCCAGTAGGTCCGACCGGTCTTATTCAAATAGAAGATGTGGAAGCGGCTATTCGACCTGATACAGCACTCATCTCCATGATGTATGTGAATAATGAAGTAGGGACCATTCAACCGATCGAGCAAGTAGGTCTTCTAGCGCGGAGTCGGCAAATTCCTTTTCATGTAGATGCGGTGCAAGCATTAGGGAAACTGCCGCTTAATGTTCGTGAACTTCCTGTTGATTTAATGAGTTTATCGGCTCATAAGATATACGGACCCAAAGGTGCAGGCGCCTTATATGTATCGAAGAACACGAGGTTGACACCTCACGTCTATGGCGGTGCTCAAGAGAGAAAGCGCCGCGCAGGTACGGAGAATGTAGCAGCAATTGCAGGCTTTGCCAAAGCAGTGGAGGTTACTCTCCCCATGATGGACAGCATACAATCCAATGTCACAGAGTTTCGCGGGCTTATGATAAGCATACTTGAACAGCAGTTAGGCTTTGATAGCTTTACGATTAATGGCCACAAGGAACAGTGTATCCCGCATATTCTGAACATCAGCTTCCCAGGTATCTCAACAGAAACACTTCTTATGAATCTTGATATAGAAGACGTGGCTGCCGCAAGCGGTTCTGCATGCACTTCAGGTTCACTTGAAGTATCGCACGTATTACAAGCCATGAAGCTCCCAGAAAATGTTACAGCCTCCGCGGTTCGATTTAGCTTTGGAATGGGGAATTCTAAAGAACAAATCGAAACAGCTGCCCAGAAAATTGCAACCATTGTCAAGCGGTTGCGTACTACATAG
- the ruvX gene encoding Holliday junction resolvase RuvX: protein MRWIGLDYGDKTIGVAMSDELGWTAQGLEVIHRRKPGEDIARLEAIVKQYGVTQIVVGLPKNMNNTIGPRGELAIAFSQELEQKLSVPVHLWDERLTTVAATRTLLEADVSRKKRKQVIDKMAAQLILQGYMDANMKR, encoded by the coding sequence ATGAGATGGATAGGCTTGGATTATGGGGACAAGACGATTGGTGTAGCGATGAGCGACGAGCTTGGTTGGACGGCTCAAGGGCTTGAAGTCATACATCGTCGTAAGCCTGGGGAAGACATCGCTCGGCTGGAGGCCATTGTCAAACAGTACGGTGTTACTCAAATCGTGGTAGGCTTGCCCAAAAATATGAACAATACGATAGGGCCTCGCGGCGAGCTTGCTATTGCATTTTCGCAAGAATTAGAGCAAAAACTAAGTGTACCTGTACACTTGTGGGATGAGCGTTTAACGACCGTAGCTGCGACACGCACACTTCTAGAAGCTGATGTGAGTCGGAAGAAACGCAAGCAGGTTATTGATAAAATGGCCGCACAGCTCATTCTGCAAGGGTATATGGATGCCAATATGAAGAGGTGA
- the mltG gene encoding endolytic transglycosylase MltG, whose amino-acid sequence MLEQENEQNKPRRSKLKLILLILGLLLLVIIGTAGGIGLYIASALQPVAASEQEVRVSIPQGAGSLQIAKELETKGLIKNSSIFTYYLKMKKLGSRLQAGEYSMKPGMTFEEMINKLNKGETVKEEVIRITIPEGYTVDQIAAKLSEQTPWKKEVFLQMADAPAGLKGEAIATIPDNKSIRHRLEGYLFPETYEFKKDSTEQDFIERTLQQLDKKLATLPPDWKDKLKERGLNVHQMLTIASLIEREVVVNEERALVSGVIQNRLKKNMPLQIDATVQYLFDKSKERLLEKDLQIQSPYNTYLNTGLPPGPIASPSLASMKAAIYPEETKYLFYVTKKDGTKGHLFAETFEEHKKNIAESKKAAN is encoded by the coding sequence ATGCTTGAACAAGAGAATGAACAGAATAAGCCTAGACGAAGTAAGCTTAAGCTCATCCTTCTTATCTTAGGACTATTGCTGCTCGTTATCATTGGAACTGCAGGCGGTATCGGATTGTATATCGCGAGTGCTCTCCAGCCTGTAGCTGCTTCTGAGCAAGAAGTAAGGGTTTCAATCCCGCAAGGCGCCGGATCTTTGCAAATCGCCAAGGAGCTTGAAACAAAGGGACTTATTAAAAATTCTTCGATTTTTACGTATTATTTAAAGATGAAGAAACTGGGCTCAAGACTTCAAGCAGGCGAGTACAGTATGAAACCGGGCATGACATTCGAAGAAATGATCAATAAGCTGAATAAAGGGGAGACCGTGAAGGAAGAAGTCATCCGTATTACGATCCCTGAGGGCTATACCGTTGATCAGATTGCAGCCAAATTAAGTGAGCAGACTCCTTGGAAAAAGGAAGTTTTTCTACAGATGGCGGATGCTCCTGCTGGGCTTAAGGGAGAAGCAATCGCAACGATTCCTGATAATAAAAGTATCAGACACCGTCTCGAAGGCTATCTGTTCCCAGAAACGTATGAGTTTAAGAAGGACTCCACGGAACAAGATTTCATTGAGCGAACACTGCAGCAGCTGGATAAGAAGTTGGCAACACTTCCACCAGACTGGAAGGACAAGCTCAAGGAGCGCGGACTTAACGTACACCAGATGTTGACTATTGCCTCTTTAATTGAACGTGAAGTAGTTGTAAACGAAGAGCGTGCACTTGTATCCGGCGTTATTCAGAACCGGTTGAAGAAGAATATGCCCTTGCAAATTGATGCAACCGTGCAATATTTATTCGATAAGTCCAAAGAGAGATTGCTGGAGAAGGATCTCCAAATACAAAGTCCTTATAATACGTATCTAAACACAGGTTTACCACCGGGACCAATCGCAAGTCCGAGCCTCGCCTCGATGAAAGCAGCTATTTATCCGGAAGAGACGAAGTATTTGTTCTATGTAACAAAGAAGGATGGGACGAAAGGACATTTGTTCGCAGAAACTTTTGAAGAGCATAAGAAGAATATTGCAGAAAGCAAGAAGGCTGCGAATTAG
- a CDS encoding AI-2E family transporter, with amino-acid sequence MERFWKNKWFVGLVYLLLVLASLYMLLQIKPIMFSVFAFIKAILTPFFIAVIISYILNPIVNILNQRKVPRTIAVLLIYSVFLTSLTVIIMNMTPMFVSQIAELNEHMPQMAMRAQAIVDGFNQNQLLPDSVRNGFNHSLTKLENSISMAISNYMNQIGNTINMLFIAFIVPFVAFYILKDFQIIEKTALAIVPREHRKKTIKLLIDIDTALGNYIRGQLLVCVIIGVLAYLGYWLIGMPYALLCASVVAVFNIIPYLGPFFGAAPALIMASTISLKMLLFVALVNLAVQILEGNVISPQVVGRTLHMHPLVIIFALLVGGEIAGIVGLILAVPFFAVMKVIIQHVFLHYVHKPTT; translated from the coding sequence ATGGAACGTTTTTGGAAAAATAAATGGTTTGTCGGGCTGGTCTACCTCCTGCTAGTCCTGGCCAGTTTGTATATGCTGCTGCAAATCAAGCCTATCATGTTTAGTGTATTTGCCTTTATAAAAGCTATCTTGACGCCATTTTTTATAGCTGTGATTATTTCCTACATTTTAAACCCGATCGTGAATATTCTTAACCAGCGGAAAGTGCCAAGAACCATTGCTGTACTGCTTATCTATAGTGTCTTTCTCACATCTCTGACTGTTATTATCATGAATATGACACCGATGTTTGTGTCCCAAATAGCGGAACTGAATGAGCATATGCCGCAAATGGCTATGCGCGCGCAGGCGATTGTAGACGGCTTTAATCAAAATCAACTGCTGCCCGACAGTGTGCGCAATGGATTTAATCATTCACTTACGAAGCTGGAAAATAGCATTTCCATGGCTATCTCGAACTACATGAATCAGATTGGAAATACCATCAATATGCTGTTCATCGCTTTTATCGTACCGTTCGTTGCCTTTTATATCTTAAAGGATTTTCAAATTATTGAGAAAACAGCCCTGGCTATCGTGCCACGTGAACATCGTAAGAAAACAATCAAATTACTGATTGATATTGACACGGCTCTCGGTAATTATATCCGGGGTCAACTGTTAGTTTGCGTGATTATAGGAGTTCTTGCCTATTTGGGGTATTGGCTTATTGGTATGCCATATGCCTTGCTGTGTGCTAGCGTTGTGGCGGTGTTTAATATTATTCCTTATTTGGGGCCATTTTTTGGAGCGGCTCCCGCACTCATTATGGCTTCAACGATCTCTTTGAAAATGCTGTTGTTCGTCGCTCTCGTTAATTTAGCTGTGCAAATTCTCGAAGGCAACGTTATCTCCCCTCAGGTGGTAGGAAGAACGCTTCATATGCATCCGTTAGTTATCATTTTCGCCTTACTTGTAGGCGGGGAAATCGCGGGTATTGTGGGGTTAATATTGGCTGTACCATTCTTTGCCGTTATGAAGGTGATCATTCAACATGTTTTCCTTCACTATGTACATAAGCCTACGACATGA
- a CDS encoding DUF1292 domain-containing protein gives MSKEELNEEQPEIIYIPDDEGNEEEFEVIMKFEVDGSDKKYMMVVPTDGGDEESDEVYAFRYEEDDDGEDLKLFTIEDEEEWNIVEETFNTLMAEFDEEEEA, from the coding sequence GTGTCCAAAGAAGAATTGAATGAAGAACAACCAGAAATCATTTACATCCCGGACGATGAAGGCAACGAAGAAGAGTTCGAGGTTATCATGAAATTCGAAGTGGACGGTTCAGATAAGAAGTACATGATGGTAGTGCCTACTGACGGCGGAGATGAAGAATCCGATGAAGTGTACGCATTTCGTTATGAAGAGGATGATGACGGTGAGGATTTGAAGCTGTTCACCATCGAGGATGAAGAGGAATGGAATATCGTTGAAGAAACATTTAATACCTTAATGGCTGAATTCGATGAGGAAGAAGAAGCATGA
- a CDS encoding PRC-barrel domain-containing protein: MRKAHDLIGLPVLTVDSGKQIGQVKDLLVGPDWNIRGIMLEVKNWFSSLRYIPWEGVVAAGEDAITIPNESVIREFEHVEECHAFLEGSRKIKGLPVITVGGHKLGVVEDVYLNQNWGKQIIGYELSEGFISDLKEGRRWLPMPESATKGEDAVIVPVHCAQEVEELFVSKEE, from the coding sequence TTGCGCAAAGCGCATGATTTGATCGGACTTCCCGTTCTAACGGTAGATTCCGGTAAACAAATAGGTCAAGTGAAAGATTTGTTGGTAGGCCCTGATTGGAACATACGAGGTATCATGCTCGAAGTGAAGAATTGGTTCTCCTCCTTACGTTATATACCGTGGGAGGGAGTCGTCGCTGCTGGAGAGGATGCCATTACCATACCGAACGAAAGTGTCATTCGCGAGTTTGAGCATGTAGAAGAGTGCCATGCTTTTCTTGAAGGAAGCCGCAAAATTAAAGGCCTTCCCGTCATTACAGTGGGAGGGCACAAATTAGGCGTGGTAGAAGATGTTTATTTAAACCAGAATTGGGGTAAACAAATAATAGGTTATGAATTGTCCGAAGGGTTTATTTCTGATTTAAAGGAAGGGCGAAGATGGCTTCCCATGCCAGAGTCGGCAACCAAAGGGGAAGATGCCGTCATTGTGCCTGTACATTGCGCTCAGGAAGTAGAAGAACTCTTCGTATCCAAAGAAGAATAG